The following proteins are co-located in the Corynebacterium aquilae DSM 44791 genome:
- a CDS encoding Fic family protein, with product MIRVELDDFRLSSPDVALPGVVFHTARAGAVRGVNGTEYTDVEVRMRDGWLPSGEEGTGKRLGVGVEVFDGGRKIAEQVVFDLDNDPWRTPEMSNIFGSLGTYHLLRKAFDEWLPLWEQARSFLPTQASTTTDETMGQRWENYLDPGTGELANKLGIYGKTWAAVEANLVAQRALEVPVDGFRFETAWDNLAATHEHLFKYCYDWAGKPREVDLAKPNPFADTGYSTFCPVEDMPEWVGVVEDIEADLFAAEELDQKVVLLAQMHATLNYIRPFRDGNGRAIRAFMEQEAATVGVFLDWSSADAEVVSFTSVASLVGRNAAEDAPFVHMYRELAEDLDYAIDAQGWELLAQAEAERTGGAEVAMEPAFIDAVGPENYDEYDDDVSASEGEDYEL from the coding sequence GTGATCCGCGTGGAGCTGGACGATTTTCGCCTCAGTTCCCCTGATGTTGCCCTGCCCGGCGTGGTGTTTCACACCGCCCGGGCAGGTGCCGTTAGAGGGGTCAATGGCACCGAGTACACAGACGTTGAAGTCCGCATGAGGGACGGCTGGCTGCCCTCCGGTGAGGAGGGGACCGGAAAGCGTTTAGGTGTGGGGGTGGAGGTCTTTGATGGGGGTAGAAAGATTGCTGAACAAGTCGTTTTCGACCTCGATAACGACCCGTGGCGCACGCCGGAGATGTCGAACATTTTTGGTTCTCTGGGCACCTATCATCTGCTGCGCAAAGCCTTCGATGAGTGGCTACCGCTGTGGGAACAAGCGCGTTCTTTTCTCCCAACACAAGCCTCTACAACCACTGATGAGACGATGGGGCAGCGGTGGGAAAACTACCTCGATCCCGGCACGGGAGAGCTGGCCAACAAACTCGGCATCTACGGCAAAACATGGGCTGCGGTGGAGGCAAACTTGGTTGCCCAACGTGCGTTAGAAGTGCCGGTCGATGGCTTCCGTTTCGAGACCGCGTGGGACAATCTGGCGGCTACTCACGAGCATCTTTTTAAGTACTGCTACGACTGGGCAGGCAAGCCTCGTGAGGTGGATTTAGCCAAACCCAATCCCTTTGCCGACACCGGCTATAGCACCTTCTGCCCGGTCGAGGACATGCCCGAATGGGTCGGTGTTGTCGAAGACATTGAGGCTGATTTGTTCGCCGCAGAAGAGCTAGATCAGAAGGTGGTGTTGCTTGCGCAGATGCACGCGACGCTGAACTATATCCGCCCGTTTAGGGATGGAAACGGGCGGGCAATCCGTGCGTTTATGGAGCAGGAGGCGGCCACGGTGGGAGTGTTTTTGGACTGGTCTTCTGCCGATGCAGAGGTTGTTTCCTTCACCTCTGTTGCCTCTCTTGTCGGGCGAAATGCTGCCGAAGATGCGCCGTTTGTGCACATGTATCGAGAGCTTGCGGAAGACTTGGATTACGCCATAGACGCGCAAGGTTGGGAGCTGCTAGCGCAGGCAGAAGCTGAGCGTACTGGCGGGGCAGAGGTGGCCATGGAGCCTGCCTTCATCGATGCTGTTGGGCCGGAAAACTACGACGAGTATGACGATGATGTAAGCGCGAGTGAGGGGGAAGATTACGAGTTGTAA
- a CDS encoding Fic/DOC family protein gives MSAAETPIDPFSLDWRVVRPNTDDAYTVAVLQARTERYAIDIEVNDNPRFGRRLLISGRDTITREGDQSNEREDNPWFAETFGRDQWRAFVHDLGREWNTAAYRASASAAAPTESLDIMNLQWDTVPIEEDPNDVFAQLPTTDPDPDYEDRFRETARVGKYLLENDVFQNFAEDELGISFRVVDTETNASYAASELAGDQWLAETFGRDQWQAYVASRAKHWETGTYSSGWFNDKTWKEGYFAPIDQPKDMRFVTVNLSDFTEQPLVSEEPRVELYRAELGDLVNGEDTFNNVTGELRLEVEDRQVQMQLTVLDDGQQRSQIAVTRPDALTEEQRAEVDTFLGQGATERLFRDAKDFLVDNFDRPWQELLASMDEQVQASDAQIGRDEDYFFDGTTELKNKLGVRGEQWRYIEGNLAAQRALELPAEGFEYEAAWDNLAATHEHLFQDCYDWAGQARDVELSVPNPFAPSGRTDFCPVEELPAWIGAVEELEAKLFTTEDFHGRVQLLAQMHTTLNYIHPFRDGNDRTIRAFMEQEATAAGVYLDWSQASEEVLNYASVASMAARNGVDQIPYMTMYFELAEALDYEPHDAGWSLIPELQTDRETPIPWTPVEGVQLPSQAVSNVVDDYEDWDEDSEDLAIDFEEDDQL, from the coding sequence GTGAGTGCAGCTGAAACTCCCATCGATCCTTTCAGCCTTGACTGGAGAGTCGTACGGCCTAATACGGACGATGCGTACACCGTTGCCGTGCTCCAGGCTCGGACTGAGCGCTATGCCATTGACATCGAAGTTAACGACAACCCGCGTTTTGGGCGACGACTGCTGATTTCTGGCAGGGATACCATCACCCGAGAAGGTGATCAGTCCAATGAGCGTGAGGATAACCCCTGGTTCGCGGAGACGTTTGGCCGTGACCAATGGCGAGCCTTTGTTCACGATCTTGGACGAGAATGGAACACTGCGGCCTATCGTGCCAGTGCTTCCGCAGCCGCTCCTACAGAATCGTTGGACATTATGAACCTGCAGTGGGACACCGTGCCCATTGAGGAAGACCCGAACGACGTCTTCGCTCAGCTGCCCACCACTGATCCTGACCCTGATTACGAAGACAGGTTCCGTGAGACTGCTCGCGTGGGTAAATACCTGTTGGAAAACGATGTTTTCCAGAACTTCGCCGAAGACGAGTTGGGGATTTCCTTCCGCGTGGTCGACACCGAAACCAACGCCAGTTATGCGGCAAGTGAGTTGGCGGGTGACCAATGGCTAGCTGAGACCTTTGGCCGCGACCAATGGCAGGCGTACGTGGCCTCCCGTGCCAAGCACTGGGAAACGGGAACCTACAGTAGCGGATGGTTCAACGACAAGACGTGGAAAGAGGGCTACTTTGCTCCTATCGACCAGCCTAAGGACATGCGTTTTGTCACCGTTAATTTGAGTGACTTCACCGAGCAGCCACTAGTTTCTGAAGAGCCACGCGTTGAGCTGTACCGTGCAGAGCTCGGCGATCTCGTCAATGGTGAGGACACCTTCAACAACGTCACTGGAGAGCTTCGCCTTGAGGTTGAAGACCGTCAGGTCCAGATGCAGCTGACCGTTCTAGACGACGGCCAGCAACGCTCTCAGATAGCAGTCACGCGTCCAGACGCGCTTACCGAAGAGCAACGCGCCGAGGTCGATACGTTCCTTGGCCAGGGTGCTACTGAGCGCCTGTTCCGTGATGCCAAGGACTTCTTGGTCGATAATTTCGACCGCCCGTGGCAAGAACTTCTCGCGTCTATGGACGAGCAGGTGCAGGCCAGCGATGCACAGATTGGGCGTGATGAAGACTATTTTTTTGACGGCACCACCGAGCTAAAAAACAAGCTCGGTGTGCGTGGCGAACAGTGGCGATACATCGAAGGAAATCTCGCCGCACAGCGTGCGCTTGAGCTGCCCGCAGAAGGGTTCGAGTACGAGGCTGCGTGGGATAATCTCGCTGCGACCCACGAGCATCTTTTTCAAGATTGCTACGACTGGGCAGGCCAAGCGCGAGACGTTGAGCTATCTGTTCCCAACCCCTTCGCACCCAGCGGGCGAACCGACTTCTGTCCCGTTGAAGAACTCCCCGCGTGGATCGGTGCGGTCGAAGAGTTGGAGGCGAAGTTGTTCACCACTGAGGATTTTCATGGGCGTGTTCAGCTGCTGGCACAGATGCACACAACTCTGAATTACATCCACCCTTTCCGCGACGGTAACGACCGCACGATCCGTGCATTTATGGAGCAGGAGGCGACCGCCGCGGGAGTGTATCTGGATTGGAGTCAAGCCAGCGAGGAAGTGCTCAACTACGCCTCTGTTGCATCGATGGCCGCACGCAATGGTGTTGACCAGATCCCTTACATGACGATGTACTTCGAGCTTGCTGAAGCGCTCGATTACGAGCCGCACGATGCTGGTTGGTCGCTCATTCCTGAGCTGCAGACTGACCGTGAAACTCCTATTCCGTGGACGCCCGTGGAAGGGGTACAACTGCCGTCGCAGGCCGTGTCTAACGTGGTCGATGACTACGAGGATTGGGATGAGGATTCGGAGGATTTGGCCATCGATTTCGAGGAGGATGACCAGCTGTGA
- a CDS encoding recombinase family protein gives MRLVGLGRVLPRPLRGLCCRESRWGGFLGLKYLFLAWVGPRVGIMLIGYARCSTAHQDVQVQIERLIQLGVDSEQILVDHGYSATNRARPGLERALERIREGDVLVVTKLDRLARSVTDAHAIAGEVHAKGAALQIGGSTYDPNDPMGKLLFSVLAMVAEFERDLISMRTKEGLASAAKAGRLRGKQPKLSEVQQRQVARWIDEGELTQAEMADILGVSTSTISRTRKRLEAEGALASRERPD, from the coding sequence ATGAGATTGGTGGGGCTTGGCCGAGTGCTCCCGCGCCCCCTTCGGGGCTTGTGCTGCCGCGAAAGCCGCTGGGGCGGCTTCCTTGGCCTGAAGTACCTGTTCCTGGCGTGGGTGGGGCCTAGGGTGGGGATCATGCTTATTGGTTATGCAAGGTGTTCTACGGCTCACCAGGACGTACAGGTGCAAATAGAACGACTTATACAGTTAGGTGTTGATTCCGAGCAGATTCTCGTTGACCACGGGTACTCCGCGACTAATCGTGCGCGTCCTGGGTTGGAGCGAGCACTTGAGCGCATCCGCGAGGGTGATGTGCTTGTGGTGACCAAGTTGGATCGCCTCGCCCGCAGTGTGACCGATGCTCACGCGATTGCTGGCGAAGTTCATGCAAAGGGTGCTGCCCTCCAAATTGGGGGCAGCACCTACGACCCGAACGACCCCATGGGCAAGCTGCTTTTCTCGGTACTGGCGATGGTGGCGGAATTCGAGCGCGACCTAATCTCCATGCGTACGAAAGAGGGCCTTGCGAGCGCGGCAAAAGCCGGTAGGTTGCGCGGCAAGCAGCCGAAGCTCAGTGAAGTGCAGCAACGTCAGGTTGCGCGCTGGATTGACGAAGGCGAGCTAACACAAGCCGAGATGGCCGACATCCTCGGCGTGTCCACCTCAACAATCTCTCGCACCCGCAAACGCCTTGAGGCTGAGGGTGCTCTCGCCTCTAGAGAAAGGCCTGACTGA
- a CDS encoding site-specific DNA-methyltransferase produces MPELTWVGKDKVITHYLDVPYRLLSRQYSFDADGQHQAGIDSENMIIHGDNLEALKALLPRYEGSVDLIYIDPPYNTGNEEWVYNDNVKDPRIMKWLGEVVGKEGEDLSRHDKWLCMIYPRLRLLQKLLSVNGVMAVSISQHELPHLLLVLKEIFSTRQIFPITVQTSGGKPAKGFNVSHEYLVFVAPEDFSPNPYLEGRRKYSSAYHGMNLATFNQAQRPNQAYPIFVNDAGAIVGVGASLQRRVSDGTFTGPLESFQFDYSEAPEGCTAVWPVTAKGIPCVWRLVPERLLGDWGKGYIKVVPSKDGTQNQWTVQYLSAGVIKKIASGEFKTRKFSDDPNVPTLEVENYETNSASIPSLWLDKLMFTARGGEQMADVLGKKSAFQYPKPLELVKSVLLRCTSKHSIVLDSFAGSGTTAHATLALNKEDGGARRFILVELGDYAEDVTAERVKRVIQGYGAGESAVPGTGGSFSFYELGEPLLLGDNLNPAAGVEKIREYIWFTDTKVPYSPPAEPEHKHYLGNINDTAYFFAYEPEQAMALDRQYLAGIPDACAADAYVIYADICLLSKRELQAFNVTFKKIPRDITRL; encoded by the coding sequence ATGCCTGAATTAACGTGGGTTGGTAAGGACAAGGTCATCACGCACTATCTAGATGTCCCTTACCGACTTCTCAGTCGTCAATACAGTTTCGATGCTGATGGCCAACACCAAGCAGGTATCGACTCTGAAAACATGATTATTCATGGTGACAACTTAGAGGCGTTGAAGGCACTACTTCCGCGTTATGAAGGTAGCGTCGACCTTATTTACATCGATCCTCCTTATAACACCGGCAACGAAGAATGGGTTTACAACGACAATGTTAAAGACCCTCGGATTATGAAATGGCTTGGTGAAGTAGTCGGGAAGGAGGGGGAAGATTTATCTCGTCACGACAAGTGGCTCTGCATGATCTACCCCCGATTGCGCTTGCTGCAGAAGTTGCTGTCTGTAAACGGCGTTATGGCGGTAAGTATAAGTCAGCATGAGTTGCCGCATCTTCTCCTCGTGCTGAAAGAGATCTTTTCTACTCGTCAGATCTTCCCCATTACGGTGCAAACATCCGGTGGGAAGCCTGCAAAGGGTTTTAATGTCAGCCATGAGTACCTAGTGTTCGTGGCTCCAGAAGATTTTTCCCCAAATCCTTACCTCGAAGGTAGAAGAAAGTATTCATCTGCCTATCACGGTATGAATTTGGCAACGTTTAATCAGGCTCAACGTCCAAACCAGGCCTATCCGATTTTTGTAAACGACGCGGGTGCAATTGTGGGGGTTGGTGCCTCCCTGCAGCGTCGCGTTAGCGATGGTACCTTCACGGGTCCCTTGGAAAGTTTTCAATTTGACTACAGTGAAGCTCCCGAAGGTTGCACTGCAGTATGGCCCGTGACAGCAAAGGGTATCCCCTGTGTGTGGCGGTTGGTTCCAGAACGCCTCCTTGGGGACTGGGGAAAGGGTTACATTAAAGTCGTCCCCTCGAAAGATGGAACACAGAACCAATGGACGGTGCAATACCTTTCAGCTGGCGTTATTAAAAAGATTGCTTCAGGGGAATTTAAGACGCGTAAGTTCTCCGATGATCCAAACGTTCCCACTCTGGAAGTGGAGAACTACGAAACGAATTCTGCAAGTATTCCTTCGCTGTGGCTCGACAAGCTTATGTTTACCGCTCGCGGTGGTGAACAGATGGCCGATGTTCTAGGTAAGAAGAGTGCGTTTCAGTACCCAAAGCCCCTTGAGCTAGTGAAGTCCGTACTACTGAGATGCACATCGAAACATTCCATCGTGCTGGACTCTTTTGCAGGCTCAGGGACCACTGCGCATGCGACGTTGGCCCTAAATAAAGAAGATGGCGGAGCGCGTCGCTTCATCCTGGTCGAACTTGGAGATTATGCCGAAGATGTGACTGCTGAGCGAGTCAAGAGGGTTATTCAAGGCTACGGCGCAGGCGAGTCTGCAGTGCCAGGAACCGGTGGATCTTTCTCCTTTTATGAGTTGGGAGAACCTTTGCTGCTCGGCGATAACTTAAACCCCGCGGCAGGTGTTGAAAAGATTCGAGAATACATCTGGTTCACTGATACCAAGGTGCCTTACAGCCCGCCCGCCGAACCGGAACACAAGCATTATCTTGGCAACATCAACGACACCGCCTATTTCTTCGCTTACGAACCAGAACAGGCAATGGCGCTTGACCGGCAGTACCTGGCAGGCATTCCTGATGCATGTGCTGCCGATGCCTACGTCATCTACGCGGACATCTGCCTGCTAAGCAAGCGGGAACTGCAGGCGTTTAACGTCACGTTCAAGAAAATCCCACGAGACATCACCCGCCTGTAG
- a CDS encoding DEAD/DEAH box helicase has protein sequence MELKNYQKQVINDLADYLESLNEHGSLSNAFSAHWKNRQIQVGGDGITPYCNVVKGVPHVCFKVPTGGGKTFLACASIKPIFDARPPVRNKAVVWLVPSESILTQTLKALKNPAHPYRQKLNADFGGRVEVYSKEELLVGQNFSPATVAEQLSVMVLSYDSFRANRKEGRKAYQANGNLERFATAFGTPEQPIANADETALFQVINQLNPIVIVDESHHATSTLSHEMLVNFNPSFILDLTATPTKQANVISYVDALTLKHEHMVKLPVIAYNRNSRDEVVTAALDLQRSLEATAQQQQKAGGRYIRPIVLFQAQPKTNSDATTFEKIREQLIAVGVDAAQIAVKTAEINELKGVDLLSPDCEIRYIITVNALKEGWDCPFAYILASLANRTSRVDVEQILGRVLRQPHARQQDAEVLNYSYVLTSSADFNATLENIIAGLNVAGFTKHDFRAVGVTSDDTTAVLENLGAGAEQLQFSELDGLNTNQSSAPEASPEDTNNDNEWDFNAEAIAAKLAATAPSTQPDGTTADERPSAAATILAQAQRQGATYNREVEQAARDTNNHVPTDLRDKVNNVRVFDKFLDDIQQLTIPQFVVTPPPSGLFSLSETGTELLTSEALCAGFTLRDKDIELDLSTVDEQMYRLDVENPNDVARAFHLTTADQHYMREVFSKLDIDAQRRNAAEFIYDKIKPIDPVADGELRDYITRITSNFDATDIAAYQERTYQVAEKIRKKILGLLTMHKDTRFYDDIEIEAIQVEPRFKLPELIHPVDASSVIGGSLYEAEDAMNSLEYELASRLSGMANVRWWHRNLERKGFFLNGPINHYPDFIVQTEDGACVLVETKGEQLKNEDSKIKLRLGKKWEALAGRGFRYYMVFHDDVTPLDNAVTMSKFLSIIERL, from the coding sequence ATGGAGCTAAAAAACTACCAAAAACAGGTCATCAACGACCTCGCCGATTACCTTGAGTCGCTGAACGAACACGGATCGTTGAGCAACGCATTCAGCGCCCACTGGAAAAACCGACAGATCCAGGTCGGCGGTGACGGTATCACCCCGTACTGCAACGTGGTTAAGGGCGTTCCTCATGTGTGCTTCAAGGTGCCCACAGGTGGTGGTAAGACCTTCCTTGCCTGCGCTTCAATCAAGCCCATCTTTGATGCACGACCTCCGGTGCGGAATAAGGCCGTTGTTTGGCTTGTTCCCTCTGAATCCATTTTGACCCAGACGCTTAAAGCCTTAAAAAACCCGGCTCATCCTTACCGACAGAAGCTCAACGCCGACTTCGGCGGACGCGTAGAGGTCTACTCGAAGGAAGAACTTCTCGTTGGGCAAAACTTCAGTCCGGCAACAGTCGCAGAGCAGCTCTCGGTGATGGTGTTGTCCTACGACTCCTTCCGCGCCAACAGGAAAGAAGGAAGAAAGGCCTACCAAGCAAACGGCAACCTCGAACGATTCGCTACCGCGTTCGGCACGCCTGAACAACCCATTGCCAACGCCGATGAGACGGCACTCTTCCAAGTCATCAACCAGCTCAATCCGATAGTGATCGTGGATGAGTCCCACCACGCAACCAGCACACTTAGCCACGAAATGCTGGTGAACTTCAACCCCTCGTTCATCCTGGACTTGACCGCGACACCGACCAAACAGGCAAACGTTATCTCCTACGTTGATGCCCTCACGCTCAAGCACGAGCACATGGTCAAGCTCCCAGTCATCGCCTACAACAGAAACAGCAGAGATGAGGTGGTTACCGCCGCCCTCGACCTCCAGCGAAGTCTGGAAGCTACAGCACAGCAACAACAAAAGGCAGGCGGTCGCTACATCCGCCCCATCGTCCTCTTCCAGGCACAACCAAAAACAAACAGTGATGCCACCACCTTCGAGAAGATCCGCGAACAGCTCATCGCAGTAGGCGTAGACGCAGCCCAAATCGCAGTAAAAACAGCAGAAATCAACGAACTCAAAGGCGTAGACCTGCTCAGCCCGGATTGCGAGATCCGCTACATCATCACCGTCAACGCGCTGAAAGAAGGCTGGGACTGCCCGTTTGCTTACATCCTCGCCTCACTAGCCAACCGGACCAGCCGTGTCGATGTCGAGCAGATCCTAGGCCGCGTTCTACGCCAACCCCATGCTCGTCAGCAGGACGCTGAAGTACTCAACTACAGCTACGTTTTGACATCGTCTGCAGACTTCAACGCCACACTCGAAAACATCATCGCAGGTCTCAATGTCGCAGGTTTCACCAAGCACGACTTCCGCGCTGTAGGCGTAACAAGCGATGACACCACTGCTGTACTTGAGAACCTCGGAGCAGGGGCTGAACAACTACAGTTCTCAGAACTCGACGGTCTGAATACCAATCAAAGCAGTGCACCAGAAGCTTCGCCCGAAGACACCAATAACGACAACGAGTGGGACTTCAACGCAGAAGCTATCGCTGCAAAACTTGCAGCCACAGCACCGTCAACGCAGCCAGATGGAACCACTGCCGATGAACGCCCCTCTGCAGCGGCCACCATTCTGGCCCAAGCGCAAAGGCAAGGTGCCACATATAACCGAGAAGTCGAGCAAGCAGCCCGCGACACAAACAACCACGTACCTACTGATCTAAGAGACAAAGTGAACAACGTTAGGGTCTTCGACAAGTTCCTAGACGACATCCAACAGCTCACAATCCCGCAATTCGTCGTCACCCCACCACCCTCCGGGTTGTTTTCGTTAAGTGAGACCGGTACCGAGCTGCTGACCAGTGAAGCCCTCTGCGCTGGGTTCACTTTGCGCGACAAAGACATCGAACTCGACCTATCAACAGTTGACGAGCAGATGTACAGACTTGACGTCGAAAATCCCAATGACGTCGCACGCGCTTTTCACCTGACGACTGCCGACCAGCACTACATGCGGGAAGTGTTCAGCAAACTAGATATCGACGCACAGCGTCGAAACGCTGCAGAATTCATCTATGACAAAATCAAGCCCATAGATCCAGTAGCTGATGGGGAGCTGAGAGACTACATCACACGTATCACCAGCAACTTCGATGCAACTGACATTGCGGCGTACCAGGAGCGGACGTACCAGGTGGCCGAGAAGATTCGCAAAAAGATCCTTGGTCTTCTCACCATGCATAAAGACACGCGGTTCTACGACGACATTGAGATCGAAGCTATCCAGGTAGAACCCAGGTTCAAGCTGCCCGAATTGATTCACCCTGTAGACGCATCTTCGGTCATCGGCGGCTCACTCTATGAAGCCGAGGACGCAATGAACAGCCTTGAGTATGAACTGGCAAGTCGGCTCTCCGGCATGGCAAACGTTAGGTGGTGGCACCGCAACTTAGAGCGCAAAGGGTTCTTCCTCAACGGGCCAATCAATCACTACCCAGACTTCATCGTTCAGACCGAAGACGGAGCCTGTGTCCTAGTAGAGACCAAAGGCGAGCAGCTGAAAAACGAGGACTCCAAAATCAAGCTCCGACTCGGCAAGAAATGGGAAGCACTCGCAGGGCGCGGCTTCCGCTACTACATGGTCTTCCACGACGATGTCACCCCATTGGACAACGCTGTGACGATGTCCAAGTTCCTCAGCATCATCGAGCGCCTCTAA